Genomic window (Culex pipiens pallens isolate TS chromosome 3, TS_CPP_V2, whole genome shotgun sequence):
catagaagagagtaacataatgaatgaaatttcaaacgaaaaaagaataatacagaaagcatttggatcagtaccgttgatcagatgtggattcatatcccacctgcaccaagttaaaccttttttgccatttctgaaacaatattagcattttttgtagcacttctttgaccaccgcgggtcagagtcgaggcggctaaaagaaaggggcgcgacaatgtgggaaagggaagtaatttgtgattgtagacggtattgttttgattcgcagtatgttgagtcaactgctgtggatgtacctgaaacatcgcacaacggggtttctcttctcttcattatcagctaccacctatctcctatttttatttagctcttctgattcccaattcttcactgattcttctatttaatatccaacatttgattttaattttactaacttttgattctcttatctctcaaagcttttccactcttttctatcaattaatactgctgtaacaaactttgttttgttttttttttccttaaaaatatacttttccttaatgtactagtaatatcaagtctatttatcattcgcttaatctttttgattttattgcgaatttatttatttgaataattctttatctgtcctataaattatcattactataatctaagcttgttttgtatctctatttattaactattgtctaattttacatcttatacatctagcttctcatttttattcttcaaaatacgctcatcattctcttactatttatgaaagttgataggcacactttaaatggttagacgcttatacttacatcaaaccctacttaatgtaccacccccggccgagttaaaatgcgtaaccggaaaagaaagtgtgcatgcctggcacgaacactcaaagcgtgttctagcgtgctgctcgtactgactcagagcaagggtgagatgtaggtgtaagggcagtgcgtgttcgtcgggaacctagtgcataagatcggtcaaggcccgttcttacactgaaaattgcgaatttctCTAAACTAAAATATGGCTCCGAAAATAATCCGAACtacgaaaatggcaaaaaaataaaatttaataatctattgatttaataatttaataattttataatttcatactttaatactttaataattgcataatttcataacttaataatttcataacttaagaactttcttttaaaaaaaaataaaaaaatcaattgtaaaaatttcgctagttttcaatttaataattcgtacttttgacgtttttttttttcaaattttgaattctattttatttattatttgaatatgtaaaattatgaaatttcaaattgttgaattccagatttcttttttttttaatgttggagCAATTCCaacccaaaacaggaatttttcaggtacttttttctcgaccctctccgatttcaatgaaactttgtagacatgttatcctacgcttatataagccatttttgtgtatatggagccagttccactcgataatgacatttgagaagggcgtaagtgttttaaatatttttgtaattcggaatttaaaaatttctgtatctcgaagccgttgcatcgtatcaaaaagtggtctgaGACATACTTGTAGAAagtttgacgggcttttcgaaaaaaatacactgaaagaaaaacacactacttttacgagatttttcgatttttaaatttaaaggtcaaatttgaggaggggcccacgattttttttcgttcaaaatttttgtgaagagcctaaaatgttgcaaaaagactcaagaaaaattcaggatggagcaactcacctaaaaaaatacaaaaatcatttactgaaactgttttttttttgaaaagtgctctaaacctcaaaattttcaaaaaccgatagtgggaatcgattctccagacaattttacataaaagtctccatattgactactgtcctaagtccaatccttgtaaagttacagcggttttaaaaataaaaatgttgaaaaaataggtttttgatggttttttgcaatttctatgtgacagacttgatttttcagtatcgtaaatatttttaccgaaaagctcgtccaatttcccataagattgtctttgaccacttttcaaaataactcattttttttttttttttgatgatttaagctaattaactatccaggttactatactacactgaaaaaaatatgttttcagttatgagcaatgtaattagcatatatctgtaagcccatacatccaattgaaatgtggtgtGTGTGCTTTATTTGTATTAAAGTATTTCAAACTCTTAGAATCACAGTAGTAAAACCGCACCGTTGATAAGTATTGGAGATTCCTTGGGAGATTCAATTGTACAAATTACTATACTTTATTGCTGGAACGTGCTCGTATGGAACATTTGCAATTGcacgatttttgccttcctcaccttactgaggaaagactATAAACTCACTCGAAAACCCaaattcttaattcgacctcctagacccaccttcatgtattcATATttactcagaatcaaattcctagcaaatgtatgtgtgtgtggtgggatgtttataaaaaaatgcactggattatctcggcactggctgaaccaattcGGACCGTTTTGgtatcattcgatccgtcttggggtcccataagccgctattgaaaattatcaagttgagttaagtacttcaaaagttatgctaaaaaaacgattttaataaAAGcccagaagattgtaaaaagggtggtttttgaaagaaaccccgtcattttatacatttttagaaaggtattcgaaagacctttccaacgagttcaaaagattgaagatctgacaaccctgtccaaagttataagcacataagtgccctgaattatgaagatctgactacttAATGTGACGGTATGATTAATGAATTAAGTTGATAGATCACTGAAataccctgggctttgtcatgaTGAGTGTCATAgatttgatgcttgtttggcaaagagtatgatttgattcgatgtggaattaaaatcgaagtgttcagtatattgctgaagcttccatttttacacatggacaccacttcatgctgcgagaacccactttggcgtagtctcagggcttaaccctctcacgcccatggttactccagagcaccaaaactttgaactcaaatatctcggaactgACACAACTTTTCATTGTGCTTTAAGTTGCAGCTGTCcatgtagaatgtatactaacatctccccaaatttcatcaaatttggttaagcacaagcaaagttacagtgtgaaatgtaaacaaaaatgggccaattttagggaaataaataagacctgttttcgaaagtccgtaaaaattaccaaacacaaaattttatgaaacaaaaaatattttgctatcatttgaaccttggacaagaacccctgtgaacaacattgtgagtttggactggttttaagtgtttttcaacctttttcatttggtgcaccagagcaccacctaggcatatgagcaactaaatattcaggagcacttttttctaaattacagaaaaagcttatttctatcaaaacaaaagtttataaacgttttgactattcataaacaagacaaaacattgttattagacAGATAATTCCattattttcctcatttttcatgaaaatggttgtttgtgggttttgaatgagccaatcaaagaaacctgaaaatgcagagattttagaatttgtagttaatacttcagaaatatggtcttaCAGCAAAGAATAAGTCGTTGTTAACACATTTCGAagcgttttcaaacaaatgaaccaatagatttgaagaaaacgagattttgtggtttaaaaaaaagttgctcatcttcctgatggtgctctggtgcaccacttcaaattctacttttttgccccaattcgatgtttgtgggtcaaagtaaagtatttcctgcattattgtaccaaaattaaaccatttactatttttacgataagcaaacagctctgggcgttagagggttaatcgatggccggtaagctgtcatcgagacaaggaggttctctgatagtggaaatatcacatttgtacaatgaaccgctacatatgtgatttttccctatcttaatgtgggtgtcaggttaggatgcgggtttaaaaaaatagtgattgtagaatttaggattttaactataaatatcaactttttatactttgcctttagttatttagggacaaaattagtaacagtgaatttagtaattttatcagaatcggtgattttcattcaagtagcatgaaaaccattctgatttgtcaaaatttccatagagtctcgatcaatcaatagtgaaatgatatcggactaaattcgttgatctgttgaactaacggttgtcggattatgattgtatcgaccattgttgtgaatcgaggatctactggaattctgacgaacaaatggtcgtctctttttcaattcacgacttgtaaaatatcaactgttattttttttttgtttttttttttttaaagaagccagacaggttttaaaagaaacgttttttttttggttaataattaaaatgtcggggatttgagataagagtagctttcggataggttgctttaaatcttgtattcaattcaagttaggtagttatccgcaaatgaatattaggacttatatgaataattgaacattttggacttatgaataacacacaactgtgcatttattgtagagtcagtgtttatttggtcgaagtgtactaattcattggcagatctgattctagttgtaatgtacgacaagactactgacggacgtgacaggacgagggcccagtttagaggcatcaacgatgtgcggctagATCAccctccccaaaaaaaaaaaaaaagtcgatagATCACTGAAATATTCgaccttttgtatctattttagATAGCATTACCCGCAttacctaagggtggattaagtaacgttttaaaatataattttaccgCTGATAAAATTCCAGAAACCGAAACTCACCAACAATTTATGTTATTCCCTCAAGActgggataaaaaaaaacatactttataGTTTTGCGTCACAGCTGGGATTTCCTGTGCGATAACAACACTCAATACGCGACAAACATTTCTAACTCATGACTATGTGCGCACTCTCATTCCAGTCCTGGACGCGATACTTTGTGCGCGTGGAGGCGGTCAAGTGCTTTCCGTGCTACATGAAAATCTCCTTCTTCAAGTCCGCCACGGAGGAAACCACCGACCTGATCGTGCGCATCAACATCCCGGGACTGACGGTGCAGATGGCCACCTCCCGAACCCGGGCCCACTCGTACGGACTGTTTTGGAAGCACAACCGGAAGCGGTGCTGCGCGTACTTTGCGCTCGCGTCCCAGCTACTCTGCGAACGGCACCTGCGCTGGATGAAGAAGTCGATCCGGAATCTGGAGCTGTACCGGCAGGAAATTCTGCAGCTGCGACGTGCCAGCCGGACACCGATGCACGAAATCCGCCAGGAGATGCACCCGGGGGATAACGACGAGCTTTTGGTGTACCAGAATCTGGAACTGACGCAGGACATGACGACGGCGACGGATGCGCTGCCAGACAAGTTGGGACCGTTGCCGAATGTGCCGCCTGCGGCGACGGAGCAGGAGGTCTTTTTGCGCCGAATTAGCGGGGTGTCTGGAATTTACGAGGAGATATTCGATCCGGCCCGAGCGTCCGGAGTGTTTCGACCGAGAGCGTCCGTCGTGTCGGGGATCTACGAGGAGATGAAACTAACCGATATTAGGGAGCAGCATGAGAGAAGTGCAGACGAGCTGGCGGTGGATGGGGAGGACGAGGCACCGCCGCTGCCGCCCCGGCCACGATCTCACACCAATGAGTTCGAGCTGCAGCGATCGTTCACGTCGCCCGAGTCGGACTacctgaagaagaagaagcactgGCAGCTGTTTGAGACGATGTTTGGGCGACGGCGCACCAACAGCGGATCGTCCGGTACGGGGGTGAAGACGCCGAAAGTGTCGGCGACGGAGGTCAAGAAGCCAGACCAGAAGGTTGTGTACCGGGACAAGGTGGCGCGGTTGCGGTTTTCGGAAAACAAGAGAAACAGTTTTTCCAGTCCGGATTTGAGTGCGTTGAAGGTGGATGATGGTGGAAGTGCGGCGACGTGCGGGGACAATCTGTCCGACGAGGGTTCGTGCAGTTCGGAGTTTTACGTGCAGCGTGACGTGGAGGACTACATCGAGGAGGACTGCTATTTGTCGACGGAGTTGCTACCCGGTTCGAGATGTCCGTCGATCGAGGAATCTCTGGCGAATCTGTTGATCAACGGAGAGGACGGAGGTGACGATAGCAGGTTCGGCGGAGGAATGCTGAATGTTTCTGAGAAGGTTGTTCCCAATTTGAACGGATCCTGCAATTCCTCGACGGTCAATCTGGTAGGGTTCAGCTGTTCGAtggcggaaccggttccggttgaGACGACTGAGGGTTACTGCGAAATGGGCGCACCTGGGACGGGATTCAACCGGCTCAAACTGCAGGAAGTCGAGTTGAGAAAGCCGCTGGAAATCGTGGAATCAATCTACATGGACATGGATGGTAAACCTGGTGCTAGCGAGGAAGCTAGTCGATCCAGTTCTACGAGCAGCGGTGTCAGCAGCATGTACAGCAACACCAGCAGCGTGTGCAGTTCCGGCAAGCAGCGCAACTCGATAGACGACAAAATTCCCTCGTATTACCCGAACGAAGACTTCCGAACGCCCAAGAAGGTTGAAAGCCACGTCCCGCGTAAAAGCCCAAAACCCAAGGAGAGCCCTAGCAACAGCATCAAAAGATCATCGTCTCAACGCAAGCATCACGTCCCGCCGGGTATCTCCACGATGCCGCGTGCCTGCAAATCTGCCCAAAAACCCTCCTCGAGCCGGTCTAAACTGAGCGCCCGTAGCGCGAGTTCCGAACGGTGCGCCGCCCCAACCCCCCAACAACTCGACACGTCCCCCacgaaaaacattgaaaacagCCCACCGGAAAAGCTGCTGGTGTTCCACCACCAAAAGTACGCCACAATCGCGCGCAGCAACTCGCCATCATCTTCGAGCAGC
Coding sequences:
- the LOC120422366 gene encoding uncharacterized protein LOC120422366 yields the protein MEENVISMFMDVKLDIRERKLEFSHLKSWTRYFVRVEAVKCFPCYMKISFFKSATEETTDLIVRINIPGLTVQMATSRTRAHSYGLFWKHNRKRCCAYFALASQLLCERHLRWMKKSIRNLELYRQEILQLRRASRTPMHEIRQEMHPGDNDELLVYQNLELTQDMTTATDALPDKLGPLPNVPPAATEQEVFLRRISGVSGIYEEIFDPARASGVFRPRASVVSGIYEEMKLTDIREQHERSADELAVDGEDEAPPLPPRPRSHTNEFELQRSFTSPESDYLKKKKHWQLFETMFGRRRTNSGSSGTGVKTPKVSATEVKKPDQKVVYRDKVARLRFSENKRNSFSSPDLSALKVDDGGSAATCGDNLSDEGSCSSEFYVQRDVEDYIEEDCYLSTELLPGSRCPSIEESLANLLINGEDGGDDSRFGGGMLNVSEKVVPNLNGSCNSSTVNLVGFSCSMAEPVPVETTEGYCEMGAPGTGFNRLKLQEVELRKPLEIVESIYMDMDGKPGASEEASRSSSTSSGVSSMYSNTSSVCSSGKQRNSIDDKIPSYYPNEDFRTPKKVESHVPRKSPKPKESPSNSIKRSSSQRKHHVPPGISTMPRACKSAQKPSSSRSKLSARSASSERCAAPTPQQLDTSPTKNIENSPPEKLLVFHHQKYATIARSNSPSSSSSKYAEKNSSSKKAAPEAASIFGTSRRFGSLPRFAKFDLSPLRLKINSVLQRHNSENL